Within Ovis aries strain OAR_USU_Benz2616 breed Rambouillet chromosome 3, ARS-UI_Ramb_v3.0, whole genome shotgun sequence, the genomic segment AGCCGGATATCCCCCCCCCACCACTGGGCCAGCAACACACCCTCCCCCTGCCGATCAGAATCTTTGCCCGGCCCGTGCCCCCAGGGCCACTGAGAGACCCAGTTGGGCCACAGGTGTGACACTCGGGCAGGGGCACGGCCCCAAGGAACGTACAACCCAGAAGGACACACGCTGCTTTCCACGTTCCCGAGAGGCCACGCAAGGACAGAGGCTGGCACCTCAGCTTCTGGACTGAGAAAACCCCTGGGGGAGACAGAAGCCAGGCGAACAGGCCCTGCTCCCTACGCCCACCAGAGGCCTGGGCACTGGGGCCCTCCCCAGGAGACTGAGGCTGGGATCAGCACGCCTGGGTCCCCCCACTTGGGCCCCTTGGCAGGAGGGGGCCCAGGACATAGTGTCTGGGACGGTGCAGGGAGAGGGGACAGCGACACAGGCGGGAGGCAGTTACCAGGCTGCTATCCTAGGGAACAGCGGGGTGAGGACCTCCTGGGTGAAGACGAACCAGGCGACGGCCATCAGGCCCCCAGCGATGCCCCCGTACAGCACTTGGCCCCAGGTGTGGTACAGCAGGTAGACCCTGGGCCACGGGCAGAGGCAAGTTCACAGAGCTGGCCGCAGACAGGCCTGCATGGCCTGTGCCCCCACACCCGCCTCCCAGCTCCCccagggcccagagagggcagagtCCTGGGGCCACACGCACTCGGAGCTGCTTCTGGAGGCAGGCAAGGGGCTACCCCCCGACGCTGCAGAGGTGAAGGGACGGCATAGCTGGGGCACGCCCAGCCCTCGAGCTTGGGAGTTTGTCTGTTTCAGGACAAGGCAACAGATGGCTGACACCGGGACCACGGGCCCCACTGAGAGTAGAGAGCAAGGATTGGGTGGCAAGGGGCAGCTGGAGCCCTGGCCTTTTAACCTGTGAGGCTGGGGGGCCCCTTCCCGGCCCTGCCCATAGGCTCCAGGGCTCGGGTCCACCATGAGGTCCCAGAATCCAGCCAGACCTcagtgggtgggggcagggcggggaTGGGGGCCTCCCCCTCCCACTGTACCTGCTGTAGGAGACTAGAAAGGCCACGGTGAGGAGACCCAGTGAGAGCACGTGCCTCCACAGCAAGTCCAGGAACCTGGCGTTGTTCGTTTGGTGCATTCTGGGAAAACAACCCTGTCAGGCAGCCTCAGCCCACAGCCTGGGGCCCCGGCCCCTGCCCCCGCACACACAGCCCCTGGCCCCCATCCGCAGGCTCCCTGGGCGCCTCCTGCCTTCACTGGAGCTTCTCCCGCCCCCAGGAGAGGCCAAGCCCCAGGCAGCGGGCATCCCAAGTGCTCGCGGCACTTTGGGTCCCTGGCAGAGCCCGGCCGGGGCAGAGGCTCACCttaaatacagaaaaaggaaggaatagaTGGAGAAGAACCACATAAACTGGGAGTGGCTGGAGGGCATCCCGTACTTGGTGCCCACTGCCGTGTGGGggcctggggaggagagagaacagGGCATGGTGAGGGGATGCAGGCCTCCTCAGGACACCCTCATCTGGGGGACTCCCGAGGCCCAGGCCCTACCTCCACAGGGCCGTGGCTCCTGGATGACGTGTTTGATCAGCCAGTTGACCCCCTCGTTGAGCGCCAGGCCCCCCAGGAACGAGATCTGCCGGGAAGACGTGCGGTCGGTGGGGCCTCTGGGTAACCTGCTAGCCTCAGACTGAGCCTCCCAGCCCCCGGGGACAACCTGGAACCAGCCAGAAGGCTCCACACACTTCGAGAGAGGTGGCAGCGTGGAAGGGAAAGCAAAGCAcctgggatgggatgaggaggccCCTCCTCCCTGGGGTGGGGCGCGGGGGAGCGGGACTCACTCACCGTGTGCAGCTCCCGCTTGAATATAATGAGGGTCACAAAACCAACAATGACAAATACGGGGCTGAGGCTCAGGTAGGCAAGGACGTGGCCAGAGAGGTCACCTGGAAAGACAGGGAGGACAAGGTGAGGACAGGATCGAAGACGGCCTGGCCCCCAGCAAGTCAAGTCGGGCCTGGGCCAGAGAGGCGGTCCCAGCAGGGCCCCAGAGGGCAGGGCCAGGTGACCGGCGTCGCCTCTGGGTACTGGCTGACCACACCACCTCAAGCACAGACAGTGTGCCAGGGTGTTTACTCAAATTCAGAGGGCCAGGGTGAGCCCTCAAATTCACAGATCGTGAGTGTGAAGTGGGTGTGTCACTGGGCCCATTCCACAGATGAAGCCACTGAGTCCCAAAGGAGTTGCATGACtggtccaaagtcacacaggcaGGAAGGAGGCGGGATCTGGCTAAAactcagaggaggagatggttggatggcattactgactcaatggacatattagcttgagtaaactccaggagttggtgatggacagggaggcctggcgagctacagtccacggggtcacaaagagtcaaagacaacagaactgaactgaacttacccgTTATCTCGCCAAAGCAGGAATATGAACCTAGCTTTGTAAGGCCCCAAAGGCTGGACTCGGGACCAGGAGACAGCCCAGCAGGCACAAGGATGCCTCTGGAACACAGCACTGTGCTGAGatggccccagcccagccctgggcctccAGGGGAACCTGGCACTCTCTGGACAGCACACAGGCTTGGGTCTACACTGCAGACTCGGACAGGGAGCAAGGCCGGTTCTGCTTTGCCCTATGGCCGCCTGTTGCAATAACGGCTACCCACTGCCTCTCTACTGGCAAAAAAAATGGCCACCTATTGGCTGCTGTCTTCTACCCCCAGAAAGGCCGGGGAGGGGAGGCAGTGTGAGGATCCTGAAGCCAGCTGACAAGAGCCAGCTGCCCCCTTGCTCAAGGGCAGGGCTGACGCCAAGTCCAAAGGCTGCCCTCGcccctgggggcagggcagccACGTGGCCACTCTGAGGTCAGAGTGTGTGGGTCAGTGCCCAGGCCAGAACCGTGGCTACACAGGCTCCGGCAAGGACCTGACCTCCCTGACCTGCAGCTCTTTCACCTGTGAACCAGGGATGTCAGTACCCacctcctccgcccatgggagcTGTGACATGACCAGGCCTGTGTGATGCCCGGCTTGGTCGCTGGCACCCAGGGCACTTTCAGGTTTGGAGAACCCAGCATCGAGAAATGGCCCCACCACCAGCCTGGCCTCAAGGAGGCAGCAGGGAGGTACCTGCACAGGGCTGAGCCCCGCTTCCAGGCTGAAGAGATGGGCACACACCTGGCCTTGCCCACACTTACCCAGGGTAGGGCAGGCTTTGAACTGGCCTTCGAGAACTGGTCAGATAGTGCTGCCCCAGGCCCGCTGAGTGACACCGGGGTGAGGCTCTTCCCTCTTCCGGCCCTCATCCACACAGTGGCCCGGCCCCTTCCAGCCCTGAGACTCTGGGTCTCTCAGCTATCCCCCTGGTGCCCAGGACCCTGGGCCGTACAGACAGGAAGTGGCTGGCACCCGCAAGCCTTTGGCCACCTCCATGGCCTGTTCCACAGCAAGCGCTACCTCTGGGACCTGCTGCAGACGCTCTCACTGGCTCTCCGACCGAAGCCCCGAGCGGCTCTCTCTGCCCTTGGGGTGAGCCCCACCTCAGCCGAGCTCATCACGCCCTGCAATCCTGCCCctgcttccctcccaccctctgctcCAGCTCCAGGGACTACATTCTAGTTCCCTGAATACACCGGGCTCTGCTCTACCTCCAGACTCTGGCACATGGTTTCCCGCGCCTGGGAGGCTGAGTTAACACAACATAAATTAAGCACCCACCACAGtcgcaaaaaaaataaataaaagacactttCCTGCCATTGCGGAGCTCTCAGAATCTGTAACCAGGGCATCGTTTATGACACCACTCATTAGTGGAGACATCTGCCCagtatctgtctctctctctctagagaGCAGGCACCATGAGTGCAGGAGTGGGATCTCTACACCCCACTCAACCCCCAAACCCAGCACAGCACTCTACACTTAACcgggctcttccctggtggttcaacggtaaagattctgcctgccaatgcaggagacacgggttcgatctctgggttaggaagatcccctggaggaggaaatgacaacccactccagtattcttgtctggagaattccaaggacagaggagtctggcgggctacagtccatggggtcaccaagagtcagacacgacttagtgactaaacaaaaacaaactgatGTTAAATGAATGGAGGAAGGAAACAAGCGTCAGTGTAATGAGGGGTGTGAAGGAGAAGTGCAGGGGGCTCACAAAAGAATTAGCAGGGGACTAGAAGACCCCCAGAGAAGAGGCCCTCAGGCTGAGCCAGGTCTCTCCTCTGGTCCCTGAAAAGGGTCCTTCATCACAGCCTGAGTCATGCTGCTCACACCTGCCAGGTTTCTTCCTCTCACCGTGAGCACCCAGAACATCCACTCCCTGCCCAGGGAGGGGAAATCAGGA encodes:
- the DOLPP1 gene encoding dolichyldiphosphatase 1 isoform X3; translation: MAADGQCSLPASWRPVTLTHVEYPAGDLSGHVLAYLSLSPVFVIVGFVTLIIFKRELHTVVPGGWEAQSEASRLPRGPTDRTSSRQISFLGGLALNEGVNWLIKHVIQEPRPCGGPHTAVGTKYGMPSSHSQFMWFFSIYSFLFLYLRMHQTNNARFLDLLWRHVLSLGLLTVAFLVSYSRVYLLYHTWGQVLYGGIAGGLMAVAWFVFTQEVLTPLFPRIAAWPVSEFFLIRDTSLIPNVLWFEYTVTRAEARNRQRKLGTKLQ
- the DOLPP1 gene encoding dolichyldiphosphatase 1 isoform X2 yields the protein MAADGQCSLPASWRPVTLTHVEYPAGDLSGHVLAYLSLSPVFVIVGFVTLIIFKRELHTVVPGGWEAQSEASRLPRGPTDRTSSRQISFLGGLALNEGVNWLIKHVIQEPRPCGGPHTAVGTKYGMPSSHSQFMWFFSIYSFLFLYLRMHQTNNARFLDLLWRHVLSLGLLTVAFLVSYSRVYLLYHTWGQVLYGGIAGGLMAVAWFVFTQEVLTPLFPRIAAWPVSEFFLIRDTSLIPNVLWFEYTVTRAEASQALLGTGLPLLPSAS
- the DOLPP1 gene encoding dolichyldiphosphatase 1 isoform X5 — encoded protein: MAADGQCSLPASWRPVTLTHVEYPAGDLSGHVLAYLSLSPVFVIVGFVTLIIFKRELHTVVPGGWEAQSEASRLPRGPTDRTSSRQISFLGGLALNEGVNWLIKHVIQEPRPCGGPHTAVGTKYGMPSSHSQFMWFFSIYSFLFLYLRMHQTNNARFLDLLWRHVLSLGLLTVAFLVSYSRVYLLYHTWGQVLYGGIAGGLMAVAWFVFTQEVLTPLFPRIAAWPVSEFFLIRDTSLIPNVLWFEYTVTRAEARWDS
- the DOLPP1 gene encoding dolichyldiphosphatase 1 isoform X7; the encoded protein is MAADGQCSLPASWRPVTLTHVEYPAGDLSGHVLAYLSLSPVFVIVGFVTLIIFKRELHTISFLGGLALNEGVNWLIKHVIQEPRPCGGPHTAVGTKYGMPSSHSQFMWFFSIYSFLFLYLRMHQTNNARFLDLLWRHVLSLGLLTVAFLVSYSRVYLLYHTWGQVLYGGIAGGLMAVAWFVFTQEVLTPLFPRIAAWPVSEFFLIRDTSLIPNVLWFEYTVTRAEARNRQRKLGTKLQ
- the DOLPP1 gene encoding dolichyldiphosphatase 1 isoform X6; translation: MAADGQCSLPASWRPVTLTHVEYPAGDLSGHVLAYLSLSPVFVIVGFVTLIIFKRELHTISFLGGLALNEGVNWLIKHVIQEPRPCGGPHTAVGTKYGMPSSHSQFMWFFSIYSFLFLYLRMHQTNNARFLDLLWRHVLSLGLLTVAFLVSYSRVYLLYHTWGQVLYGGIAGGLMAVAWFVFTQEVLTPLFPRIAAWPVSEFFLIRDTSLIPNVLWFEYTVTRAEASQALLGTGLPLLPSAS
- the DOLPP1 gene encoding dolichyldiphosphatase 1 isoform X4, coding for MAADGQCSLPASWRPVTLTHVEYPAGDLSGHVLAYLSLSPVFVIVGFVTLIIFKRELHTISFLGGLALNEGVNWLIKHVIQEPRPCGGPHTAVGTKYGMPSSHSQFMWFFSIYSFLFLYLRMHQTNNARFLDLLWRHVLSLGLLTVAFLVSYSRYSGRGRPPSPPCPHPLRSGWILGPHGGPEPWSLWAGPGRGPPASQVKRPGLQLPLATQSLLSTLSGARGPGVSHLLPCPETDKLPSSRAGRAPAMPSLHLCSVGG
- the DOLPP1 gene encoding dolichyldiphosphatase 1 isoform X1, which produces MAADGQCSLPASWRPVTLTHVEYPAGDLSGHVLAYLSLSPVFVIVGFVTLIIFKRELHTVVPGGWEAQSEASRLPRGPTDRTSSRQISFLGGLALNEGVNWLIKHVIQEPRPCGGPHTAVGTKYGMPSSHSQFMWFFSIYSFLFLYLRMHQTNNARFLDLLWRHVLSLGLLTVAFLVSYSRYSGRGRPPSPPCPHPLRSGWILGPHGGPEPWSLWAGPGRGPPASQVKRPGLQLPLATQSLLSTLSGARGPGVSHLLPCPETDKLPSSRAGRAPAMPSLHLCSVGG
- the DOLPP1 gene encoding dolichyldiphosphatase 1 isoform X8 — encoded protein: MAADGQCSLPASWRPVTLTHVEYPAGDLSGHVLAYLSLSPVFVIVGFVTLIIFKRELHTVVPGGWEAQSEASRLPRGPTDRTSSRQISFLGGLALNEGVNWLIKHVIQEPRPCGGPHTAVGTKYGMPSSHSQFMWFFSIYSFLFLYLRMHQTNNARFLDLLWRHVLSLGLLTVAFLVSYSRPVSEFFLIRDTSLIPNVLWFEYTVTRAEASQALLGTGLPLLPSAS
- the DOLPP1 gene encoding dolichyldiphosphatase 1 isoform X9; the protein is MAADGQCSLPASWRPVTLTHVEYPAGDLSGHVLAYLSLSPVFVIVGFVTLIIFKRELHTVVPGGWEAQSEASRLPRGPTDRTSSRQISFLGGLALNEGVNWLIKHVIQEPRPCGGPHTAVGTKYGMPSSHSQFMWFFSIYSFLFLYLRMHQTNNARFLDLLWRHVLSLGLLTVAFLVSYSRPVSEFFLIRDTSLIPNVLWFEYTVTRAEARNRQRKLGTKLQ
- the DOLPP1 gene encoding dolichyldiphosphatase 1 isoform X10 yields the protein MAADGQCSLPASWRPVTLTHVEYPAGDLSGHVLAYLSLSPVFVIVGFVTLIIFKRELHTISFLGGLALNEGVNWLIKHVIQEPRPCGGPHTAVGTKYGMPSSHSQFMWFFSIYSFLFLYLRMHQTNNARFLDLLWRHVLSLGLLTVAFLVSYSRPVSEFFLIRDTSLIPNVLWFEYTVTRAEARNRQRKLGTKLQ